TCTTTTTCGCTTGATAGTGGATGCATTTCAAGTAGAGGACACCACTTCGATTGTGGCTCCAGGCCTAAGGTTTTCAAGATTTTGTGGCCACTTGATAAACATGTTTGAGGGTGGAAGAGAGGCCATAACTAAGAGCTAGTGAGTTGGAGATGCTAAAAGAAGACACGAGTGGAAAAGAGGTCTTCAGCAAGCTAAATGTTTTCAGATGGCTAGAGTTTATCAAGTCAAGTCGCTCGAAGGTACAATGAAAAAAGAGGCTACCAAAGGTAGACCGGCAGAGACTAGCTGGAGAGGTTGAGCCAAGGAAGTTGGGCTATCTTATCCATGTCATCCTATGCCTTTTGGTCCTGGCCTCGTTTTGACATGAGTAGACCTTGTTCAAAATCAGAGAAACGCCCGGCTGTTGGCACCTACCAACAACCTGCTTAATGTGGCTCGTTTGGTCGGAGCACAATACAACATCTTTTCGAGGCATTGAGTAATCTGTGGAAGGATTGGAGACccatttttttgtccattttgtaTAGTTAGAGATCTAAGAGGGTAAGGTAACTTTGGCGTAACACGTCTTCTTTTGTATATTCTTATTTGGCCTCACACAGAGTCTGATATAATTCTCACTATATATACTTCTAAAATGCAATGCACTGCTTGCATCTCTTGCAGCTAAATTGAGTTTAGGCATAGAAACATTCACCAAAACAGAagtaaacataaaaataaagacaagaacaaaagaaagcatGTAAACAATGACGAATAGAAGAGAGACTCACCAAGGGAGGGTAAAGGCACCAGATAGAAAGGTGCAACCCTCGGTGGTAATGACGAAAAGAGCTGATTGCAGAAGTTTACCCCTGAAAAAAGTACAACCCTTGTCCTCAGAGTAGTAGGTGTCTTCCAAGGCCTCAAACATTGTGATGTTAGCATAACATCTTGTAGGATCTTGGGCGTACCAATTCTGAGGAGTGGTGGTCTTCAGAgggttaccaaacaacacgtgACAAAAGAATCTCTCCCCCATGTGCGCGAGGGAAACCGTGGCATGCACTAATTTGCGGTGGATCTGAATCACACCAGGCGACAAGAAGTTCTTTATGTCGAACATTTTCTCTTCTCGTTCTTCTTCTTGGCTCCTCCTTCTCCAGCTGTTATCATTATTAGCAACAAGTTGACCAAATGAGGCGACACTAAAGTCCTGATAACATGAGTACAAGGTGCCGTCCTCCGTAAGCTTGGGACAGCCTTGGAAAGGAGAACGAATACTACCTTCCCAGGATCCATCGCAGAAgggatcttcttcttctgacAGTAATTTGCTCCAGCAAGGGGAGCCATCTTCTCCCCAGGTTTTGCGCCACCATTTAGAGGAGTCGAGATCAAAACAAAAGAACTCCCCATTGAGAGTGTAGAAAAAGACCTGTCTGTTGACAACAACGTGGCCCGTAAACAATGTGCGTTTGAAGGGAGGATCCTCCAATCGAGTCCATGTTCCACCAGTACCATCGTCGTCAGGTTTCAAAACCTCAAACCGGACTAGCGAATCATCGTCTGGTCTAGCTAAGCAGCCGGAGACCACATAAAATCATAGAATCAACCACAAATGCCGAAGGTTTGAACTTTCCGGAGTTCATTTTAGGACCTACCTTCAAGGAGGAACAAGTGGGATCGAATATGTGGACATCTCTGGGGAATGGGCAGAAGTCGTCGTCGTGAAACTGAGGCGGTCCTCCCAAATCCGGAGGATCAAATTCTCCCCCGAGAATGTATAGCTTGGAATCAAACTCAACGGCACACATCTCCATAGGGTATTCTGCGCGAGGGAATTCGACAAGGGGATCTAGTGGTCGTTCTACAGGTTCTGGCGGGGTAATTTCCATCTGGGAATCATCCGCTAGGAAGGTGGAGGGATCAGGAAGAGGAGGAGTATCGACAACGTACAGAACATGAGCATTAGGGCCATACAAGTGACAAGCGAACAAGTAGACGGATTTTGCTTCTGCAGTCGCCGTGACTGCTTGTTTCGATTCTTCTTCCGTCTTTGCTCTTTTCCtcgatggtgatggtgatggtgatggtgatagTTTCTCCCCTTCCCCTTTCTGCTGTTCCATCATcctgtctctgtctctgtctctctccgcGGGATGAAGGAATACAATTATAGAACCCTAGGTCCGCTCGTGCATCCGAGCCTTCCATTCTGTTCTGTATTTGAAtggctcaaatttggagagagcaaaaaagagagaatgtgTTGAGGTAAGAGGAGAGAGACAATTTTAATTCGAACCATTCAAAAGTGTATCAGACGGTTCAGATGCGCCGAATAGGTGACACATAAGATATACCGGTCGGCAGTGAAAAATCTCTCCCTCGTGAATTTATTCGATGGATTTCTGAAGGGAACTtgaggctctgtttggaacttttagagaaaggaaaggaaataaaaaaatgtgaaaaaagtggattcttttttcttgttgggtggaagaaagaaaataaaaagaaactgTGAGAAAAATTGATTTCCCCTTGGTTTCaagagaaaaatggaaagaaaagaaaaagttttatagtaattgtctttttttataactctgtgtgtgtgtgtgtgtgtgtgtgtgtggggggggggtgggggggggggggggtttctttcccatttttctcGGCCATTTTACTCTCCAgaactttcttttccttcctattattttcttttctttttccttaaaTAGGAAACCAAACAACCCCTAaggaaaattttttattttttattttactttcttttctctcattttcagtTCCAAACAGAGACTGGATATTAGTCCTAAACCCTAGTAGTAAATACTTATTCGTCCTACTTGATTTGTATAATTAAGTTCTCGTCTCATCCTTAAATAGGAGTATAAACAAAGTCCAACAATACTCTTATTTATAACCTACCAGCAGCTTGTACAATCGGCACACACAAATAACGTGTAATATCTCAAACTCCTGCCCAACAATTCTaactatgaaaaaattaatagaccaagcatattcattgacttggttaatttttttttaggaagagTAAGAACTTCATTGATGAATAAGATTATAATTTACTGTGTGCATCTAATACAACTTGAATAAGCCAATAAAGAACAAATAATTTATCCATCCCTAATTTCTGCATGCACAAAATCAAACACATAAAACCtgataaaattcaaatttgttgGGAATTCTTCCCCCATCAAAAACACAAATgccaaaatgaaaattaatacaCAACAAAGAAAATGTGTGCCTTGATGAGATATAAAAAAGAACACATGAAAACATGTTATAtttacaaaaagggaaaaaattcaaaaataaaacaataatagCAAGTACGCACATAAACACTATCTCAAATGACAACAAAACTCGAAATATGCTAAGATAACTTGTCGTTGAATATTTTAGAAAGTAGAATTGGGAACGAACAAGAACCGGGAATCAAACAAGAATTAGGTTGGTCTTGCAATTTGGTCCTGGTCATGTCTTACGTGTATAATTGTaggatttcaattttcaatttcttaAAATCACTCGATTGATCCGATTATTGAGTTCCAATATCATCGCATTGATTCGAACCGTATGCACCTACCTCGATTTGGAGACCCAAACAATCTTGTTGTGCCAACCCCACTAATTGCAACGTGTCAGGTATGATGGTGATTATGATGGTAGGGTTGTGGAAAAGCTACCAGAAGAGTCCAATGTTTTCACTTTCCTCAATTTCAAGCTTGTTTCAGTGTACCAAAGATGCGTTCGTTCGAGCTTTCATAGGAGGGTAGtgtcatttcaaaaacctcaggggaggttagtgaaatttacccgAGATTGTTTGGCTTCAACTTCCAAGTAACTCGAAGGGAGGCTCCACAAGTGTTTCTCACTGCAACAAAACACGCTTTTAATAGCATGCAAAAAACGCTATAGTAGGTAATAGATAGCGTTCCGGAGAACGCTTTATTAGCCCATGCAATTAAAAGTCTTAACTTTCTATAGCGTTCATTGCCTGCTGTTAAAAACTTTCTATAGCGTTCAGCCCGCTGTTAAAAAACTTTCTATAGCGTCCATTGCCCGTTGTTGTATTTTGTACCTTTGATAGCGTTTTTTGCctattatcttatttctttttacaGCGTGCAATGAATGCTATTAAAATGTAAACAATAGCATTTTCTGAATGTTATCTTAGCTAATTTTagcttcttctttgttttttttaaatactacaaATGCCAATATACTAGCATTTCCATACAGAAAATCTGCATTCCATTCAACACCAAAGTACATCTAAACACGATACAATTTCAATGTAAGATAAATAATTCAACCGAAGATTCATTACAATAGCTTGAAGAATAATTTTTCAGCACAAACTACATTTAAGAGTCAGACTAATTACACTCataaaaaaacactaatgtaaTTTCTCTTTCCAGAAAATGTAATCCTAAACTAGGCAGCCATCTCATTCAAGTACCCCAATTCTTCGCCCACGGAGATGTTCTTTATTTGAAGCTTACTTTTTTGCCAAGTTTATACCCTTTTGCTCCCAATGGCGAACACATAACCTGTAAATATAGAACTATTCAAAATAATCCAATAGATATAGTAAAAATTATTAACGagaaaaacaactttaaagcaACATAATGTTTGCagttagaaaaagaagaatatgatGGATAATTGTCAGCAAGAACCAAGAACAATCTCAAAAGCAGCCATACCATGGCGAACGACATATACCAATCCATGCGTGATTGTGGAACATAACTATTCATGTGAGAAAACTATGTAAAAAGCTAGAACTTCAACCACACGCATTTAACTACCAGCCGAGCCACTTAGCTATTCAAACACATACATTATTGATCAATGGTGGCAGACAATGAGCATAATGCTCTTGCAAAAGATAAATGACACCGGCATCACTAATCATCCCCATTAACCAAATGGATTAGAGTTTTGTGCGAGTGTCGACATACACACAGTGGGCGAGAGTAGTTCACATTAACCTATTGGGATATAGTCATTCACTATCATCAATGTATCCACATTACACCAGTACCCTCTAAGTTGCATTTGGACTACCAATTTATCAATgaattttcttatcaattaaGGTTTagcagaaaaatggaaagtggatGAACTTatgacaaaacaaagaaaagggatAATAGCTAGGTATAATAATAGTAGAGCATTCATAGGAATCTCCACTAAACCACTCATAACTCAAAGCTATCAAAAGTataatttgttcattttgttgtagtgtttaATAAACTAGCAAGAACCAGCAAAATAAATGGTAGAGAAAGACACTGAAAGAACAAGGGAAAGAAAGGTAAAAGAGACTGGCGCCCAAAATTTGGTTGAACGCTATGGGAGAAAGAGTTTTTCTTCTTATTATCCCCGTGTCTTTTTACAATTTCAGCACACTTCAGCAACAACTAAGGCTGTGTGAGCTAAGAAAATTGGCTCACGCATGATTGATGGCTAGTATAGTTTTCGCACCAATTTCTTTTGGTGTTATTGCAGCAGCGAAAAAGTAACTGAAATATCTTTAAATAGGACAAAATATAGAATAACAAGTGTCCCTCCTAAGTCTTATTTGTGTCCCAAAGCCTAGTGGATTTTTTCAATTGTGTACGTAATTATAAACCTTTATGAGTGTTAATGAATCTCCCTAGAACTAGATTCTAAGTGTCTGTTTCTCAACACATGCTCTATGATCCAATGTCCCAAATTGATCAGTACAAGACTTGGATAGGGGGGAAGAGGGAAGGAACTTGGTTATACATCTATATACGCAAAAAGACATCAAAGTGAGTGCAGAAATCAAGAACAGTACTAAGACTTGGTTACACACACCAATTATACAAATCTAAGCATATGTACAAAGAGCGAGACAGGGGAGGGATTGAGGTTGTTAGCGAATTAAGAAACTTGCTCTTCCTACCAATTACACAAACTTGGCATTGTTAGACTATGATTGTCAAACAGTGAGGAGTTGCAACTTTGTACAAGCTTGCTCTTCCTACTTTCTCCCCAATCCAGTTGATTAGCAAATTAAGAATTCTTGGCATGGTTCCTATGTAGATCTAGCTAAAAGCCCAAATCAGGTTCCtattacaaaaaggaaaatatgaTTTAACAGAGAACGTGATAAAGTATAATCACAGTTATCATATAGTCCACTTGAAGAGAGATTGAAAGCAACAAAAAAGAGGTGAAAATAGAGAAGAAAACAGGAAAAGGAACATTAGGGTGTAGCCGACAACTTCAGAGAATATACCTCATTATTTCAGTAACAACTTCAGAGAATATACCTCCTCATTATTTCAGTAATTTCTCATTGTGTAGAGAATTCACCAAGTAGTTTCTATTTCGGCAATTAGAAACCTAAAAGCAAGATTCACTCAGATGCAAGAATATTAAATTATCCATCTATAGCAAATGCTAAAATATATAATTGTTTACCAAGGGACAAACAAAGGGTGTAGCTGGTGTTTCTTCATTGTTGCCTGATTGTGAACCTAAagtgttcaaaaaattaaaaacaaacaaacaaaacattagCCTAAGTAGTCTGCAtaaaacacaaataaataaaaggagCCATGGCCTTGCAATCTTTTGAGCGACGTGTGTACGAACAAAAGTAAGCAGCCAAGTTATTTGCAGGGAACAAATGTAGCAATACATATGTTTAAGCTTACACAAAGTTACAACCGCTGATAACTTTGTGTAGTTTAGGCAACCTTAATATAATGGAGTTTCTACATCTTCTAATGATTTTCCGAACTACTCGTCTCTCCTTTCTTGACGTGGTTCAACATGCTCTCTTCCTGATATGAAGTGGTTCAATTGTTCTCCATTCAAACTAAAATGCAAAGTGAACACTAATTTAGTGGGCACAGCAATATCATTCATTACATGCAAAAGACAAAATTTTCTTGCATAGCAATATCTGTATCCTATCGTATTTCTGTCTTGTATCGGCATCCATGCTTCAGAGCAAGCCGCTTATTGCTGGAAATCCCAGAATTGCAGCAGAAGATAATTTTACTTCCTATTTTGTTTATAAAGATCTCCAATTTCGCTGATGAATCTAGTGTTGAAGTGGATACTACCAGCGAAAGAAGTGGATACAACTCTTGGTTGAGGTGTGACTATTCGTGAGTTGCCCCAACCAGAGGGACCATTGTGGGCAGATACATGGATTTAAACTAATCTAGTTTCTACTTATTGAACATTGCTATCTCGAACTCTTTCGGCTTTGGCTGACACAACTCAGCGGTTGTTTTTGCTACCTCTGCTCCATAAGAGGGGAAAGAGAACTGTTTGCACAGCAAACGACTGAGAATAATTTTAGTGGGAGACATAAAAAATCTTCTTGGTCCCTAATATCGACCAAGAGAGACTGACTTGATGAGAGGTGAGGCCAACTGCCCCACAAAGAAAACTAATCTCAACAATGAAAACAAAACAGTATatagtgaaaaaaaaacaattgcacTGTTAGGCTTTGGGATTTCATCTTCCTTTTGGGGTGTTTTTGTTGGTTAGTGACAACATGGACCACAGTGGTTAAGATAATGGTATTATTCAACAAATATGTAGCCAGCAACTAACATTGAATACTCTAAAACATTGCATTTCAGCAGTTCATCTCAATATCAAGCAAACTAACCCATTTTCAGCATTTAACGTCAAACTCCGAGACTTAAGTCTATAGTTCTAGCTCTCTTTACAATTTTAGCAGTCAGCTCATTTCAGTTCAGCAACTATGGTATATTAAGCAACAAATATCATATTCCAGCTCTTTATCTtaacaaaaatactattttcCAGCGCTCAATAGCAAATTCACTTCCTACATGTAATTCATAGTTCGGGATTGCAGTATCAGCACACCACAACAACAAATATGAGTTGAACAAATTTGACTTAGTCTATCGAAGTCAGAGTATCCAACCTtgacataaacaaaaaaaaaaaaaaccgaagtcTATCCTTCCTATACACCTCAATCACCCACAAAGTTGCATAAATCTAATTTTTCAACATAACCATGCAAACACAAAACTCCAATGAACCTCGTTCTTGACACTACATTTGCAATTGTAACTATTTTCAGGTCTTTCATGAAGAACGTTAGACCGGGCCAACAAAAAACTTCGCATAAAGAATGCAAATCTACAGTAATGAATGTCAGAATAAAGATGCAATTCTGTACAAGGCTCCTACCTATAAAGAGTAATAGTATGAGAGACCTAGTAGGTAGGACACGTTAGCCCTACTTTTTCTTCATATGGAGATGCTGAACCAAACCCCAAACTAGTATAGGCTAATATCTGAAGTTTGCATAATGACAATTTGCACCGCTAAATTATTTCACAAATGTAATCTTAAATAATGCTACTAACCTCCCTACAACTAAATTCAAAGTGCTCGTTTCTCAACACATGTCCACTACAACCCAATATCCCAAATTGATCTGTTCTAGACTTGCATAGGTGGGAAAGAGGAAGGGAACATCACAGTCCATCACCAAAGGCAACTTACATGATGGTGGAGAGGTCACAATGTTATTCAGCAAGGTGGGGAAAAAAAGTTCTCTACAATAACAAAATCCATTTAATTGATTGACCCACTAAGCTTCGATCATTTTTGGAGTATACAACTAAAATTAAGAGCACAAAGGTATGTCACATTTAGGAAGAACACAGGACTATATCCACTAAAAGACAGCCATTTTCTTCTATTTACGCAATTATTGATTGGTGGGTCTCTAGTAAAGGATTCATTAGATCTTATTAAAGATACAAACTGTGAGCAAAAACAATCTCTACTGATTTTGATGATAGTATAAAGTGCTCTGGTTCAACAATGGTGGCAGGATATCAAAGGTTTGCTGCTCTTTTGCTACAAAAGTAAGCCTAATCAGATCTCAACTAATGAAAATCAGACCACCAcctttggaaggaaaaaatcGGAAACCCCAAATTAGTATTCTCATGTTTTCTGGGCAAAACATAAATCCCAATAATCATATACGAATGAGAACAAAAAACCCCAATTACAGTTAATTCAAACCCTTTAAGCGTATAATATGTACAAATCCCTAACCGTTATTACCTTTCACAACATAATGGATGAAATGAAAACCCTAGTTTTGTCTTTGGGAAAGAATtacgggaaaaaaataaaacctgGTGAGGGCTTCCCCAGAGAATGATTCTTCGCTTCAACTGGTGCAGCAAATCACAAAATAGCTTTTGATTCTTCTCTGAGCAGGAAAGAGGGAGTTGAATAAACTGGATGAAGGGAGTGCGTATGTACAGATTTTGGAAAAGATAGAAGAACAAACCTTTGGGTGGAAGAAGAACTTGCAATAGAAACCCTAGCTCAACTGGAGATGAATCCATTAAAGAGAAGAGTGGGGAACCAGTGGAATCGATTGAAATATAAGGAGTGCGATTGAGATCTTAGAAGCGCGCCCAGCGATTCTGGGGCAAAGAGATTTGACGCTTGGATTTTGGGTGGAACGCTGTGGCAGATTTAATGAAACGCTATAATTTTATCCTCCGCTTCTTCCCGTCTCTTTCAAAGCAAGGACCACTATTGTTGCATCCCTATtatagcatttttttaaaaacgctATGAAATTATGCTATTAAAAGctatatttgttgtagtgtctCAGCCTTCAATCCTGCGTAAACTTCGGATCATGCATCTGTTTCGCTTGATAGTGGATGCATTGAAAGGGGAGGACACCACTTCGATTGTAGTTCCAGGCCTAAGGTTTTCAAGATTTTGTGGCCACTTGATAAACATGTTTGAGGGTGGAAAAGAGGTCATAACTAAGATCTAGTGAGTTGGAGATGCTAAAAGAAGATACGAGTGGAAAAGAGGTCTTCAGCAAGTTAAATGTTTTCAGATGGCTAGAGTTCTAGATGCTATCAAGTCAAGTCACTCGAAGGTACAATTGAAAAAAAGGCTTACCAAAGGTAGACGGGCAGACAAGGgaagattaaaaacaaaaagtttaccATGATCGCAAAATGAAAGAGACTAGCAGGAGAGATTGAGCCAAGGAAGTTGGGCTATATTATCCATGTCCTCCTATGCCTTTTGGTCTGGCCTCATTTTAACATGAGTAGACCTTGTTCAAAATCAGA
The sequence above is drawn from the Rhododendron vialii isolate Sample 1 chromosome 6a, ASM3025357v1 genome and encodes:
- the LOC131328860 gene encoding uncharacterized protein LOC131328860 — its product is MMEQQKGEGEKLSPSPSPSPSRKRAKTEEESKQAVTATAEAKSVYLFACHLYGPNAHVLYVVDTPPLPDPSTFLADDSQMEITPPEPVERPLDPLVEFPRAEYPMEMCAVEFDSKLYILGGEFDPPDLGGPPQFHDDDFCPFPRDVHIFDPTCSSLKVGPKMNSGKFKPSAFVVDSMILCGLRLLS
- the LOC131330261 gene encoding uncharacterized protein LOC131330261; protein product: MDSSPVELGFLLQVLLPPKGLFFYLFQNLYIRTPFIQFIQLPLSCSEKNQKLFCDLLHQLKRRIILWGSPHQVHNQATMKKHQLHPLFVPWFLIAEIETTW